A single window of Methanobacteriaceae archaeon DNA harbors:
- a CDS encoding DUF3096 domain-containing protein — MKEDTTKEIIAIIAIILGVLMLIYPQLVGYLAGLFLIIYGILELIK, encoded by the coding sequence ATGAAAGAAGACACCACCAAAGAAATAATCGCTATAATTGCTATTATATTAGGGGTTTTAATGCTTATTTATCCCCAGCTGGTAGGATACTTGGCAGGATTATTCTTGATCATATATGGTATATTGGAATTAATTAAATAA